Within the Drosophila miranda strain MSH22 chromosome Y unlocalized genomic scaffold, D.miranda_PacBio2.1 Contig_Y2_pilon, whole genome shotgun sequence genome, the region tatagccaaaaggaacaaatcaatttgcactggctacgctgCACcagacgtcacgctcagactgattttcagtctctctcgcacgcactccttgtcgtgtcgtttaatattagcggcgtctgccggagtagagccatactgacttagtatcgggtataactgtagagttgcggtctccgcagcaactcacaacgttccccctcgtttgttttGGTCTCCTCTCCGCCTGGCTATACCCAGACGCAGACCCCCACTACCTGGCGTTGTCGATGTACGTGGTGTCATTGGTGTTGTCGGTTGTGTACCATCGTTTTCCGGAATGCTGCCGTTCGTCTTCAGAATCAGGCGGCGGCGATTTGTGGCTCCACTGCTCGGCACCAGCTCATCCGTGGGCGTGCCCACAGCGGATCCCGGCTGCGGAATAACAGGCTGCTCCTCCGGCTGCGACAGGGCCCGGTCCGCCAGAGAGGAGGTGCCTGAGGTGCTACTTGTTGAGCAGACGCTGTTGTTGCGGCCGCGCGAAAGGATGTGGGCCTGCGGAAAGTTGGTATCGTCGATGGCGTCGTTCAGTTCACTGGCACTCATCTCGGACAGTTGGCGTGTAAAACTCATCGTGAAacgcggcggcggcggtggggAGATTGGAGACGGAGCTCAAATATTTGTCACTTTGAACAAAAAGATGCGTCTCGATAGTAAATACACAAAATCTTTAACTTTTTCACTCGATTCTTTCTATTATACGTTGAACTTTTTCTTTGGCTTTGGTCTCCGTCTTGTGCTGGCGCGTTGGAATGCTCTGCTCCACTGAGGGCCTGCTGGAGCCCGCAGTGGCAATAAGAACCCCCAAAGCAGAGCTTTGAGCGCCAGAAAGCTCCCCCACAGCCTCGTAAGCTCCACGCAGCAGCAGAGCACACAGTCTCGCACTCCCACGGTTTTCTGTCCAGTGGCTGTCCAACTGTGTAgctctcttctctctctctctctctatcgcggacttgttgctgctgccaagAGCATGTCTCTCTGGGACTGGCGCCAACTGGAAACATTCAAGGTTCTTCAAGGAGTAGCATTTGTCTCCGTCAAGTGTTAAAATGTCAATCTACTCGACTATGCCACACCACTCGACAGGAAGCCTTTCAACAAACAATTCCAAATTCCCTGCTCCATCCCATCCCCCCAAACAGTCTGCCACATCATGACCTTCCGTGCCCAGCCGCGCTGCGATGATTTCGATGTGATTGGCGCCGTTCCGCGCGACTTGTCCGTCATCAAGAACTTCCTGAAGCGGGACTGCGCCGTCAAGCGGCTGATATACATCGAAGAAGACTTCCTTCAGGAGTGTGTGGATCGTGGCGGTGATCCTTTGAAGCCCAAGAATTAGCAGCATAAAAAGAAAACGAATGGCAATGGGAGTGCGAATGTGAACGGGCACGACACGACAAAAGATTCCCAAACGGTCCCCAACTACTGTGATCCCTGCGAGCGGCTCAAGACATCGGTGGTGCTGGAGGAGGTTAGTACCGAGTCTTTCATGCAAATTATGTTCGCCTTATTCCATCTGATCCCCTAGTTAACGAAGCCAGCGACCACCAATCCGGTGTACAACCAGATGCAGTCGACGTATTTCGACAAGGAGACCGTGATGGGCACTTCCCTGCCCGTAAAGTTCCGTTTCCGGCGCAAGGCTAACGGAAACGACGTGGAGAAGAGCAGCAACCTCATGTGCACCTCCACGAACAACACGAACGTTGTCGTCCTCACCAACTGTTGCGACATCATGGTGTGGCCTAGCCAGCGAGTAGCCCAGATGAACAGAGTACCCGTGACTATGATTTCGGGGCCCGGCGACCTCACGGAGTACATGCTGGAGGAGGAGACCATCATGTGAGCCCGGGTAATGGGACAGTGAGGAGCTACATATGTATAGACACATCCATTGCTGACTTCAGTGGCAAATAAAGTGGAAATCACTGGCCCGAGAATATCCCCTCtccccggctaccgccttatcCTAACCTAAGGGTCCGGGAAACCTTCTAATGGCAAATGAGATGCTTGAGGGGCTTCAAATTAATGCAGCCTATCCCGCGATGGTTAGAGTGTCTTGGTTAGAGTATTCCCTGCATAAAATCCGAATTAATCAATTTATGCCAGTCAAATCCCAATTCTAAGAGCAGCGCATACTAATTCGGTCAATCTTTGACTCTGTTCGATTCGTACTGACAatgtgactgactgactgaaaTTCAATCGGAGACAGTGACAGTACGGAATAATTCATCTGGAAATTGCTTAAGGCGGCGGGCTTGTTTACATAATCTCGGAACATAGCCCCCAGCTGCAGATGACATAGGCATTGGGAATTCTAGTTCTGATCTAGCCACAGTGATGCCTCCCTTGAATGATAATGAATGCGCCGTATTGTACTTTACTTTTGCATCTTGAGTCATTCATAAAGGGGGGGATCATTTTAAGAAATAGCCTTGGCAGACCCCTAAAATACTTTCCCTGAACCTCTACCGAAAACTCATAAATGTGATCTTTATGTAGGAAATGGGTCACCACTCGACGGGGGGTCGTTTCTGTTACAGAGACAACCTGTTGCTGTATGTTCTATGCAATTAAGTCATTATTCACATTTTTCAAAGGGCAGGGCAGGTGTTCCTCGCTCTCTGGCCCtgttactctctctctctctctctctctctctctctctctctctctctctctctgtctatcGATCTGCTTTACGGAACAAGGAATGCCAATCTCTGGGGGATTCTCAGTGGCTAGGGTTGCCACCGCCATCGACCGTTCATGGCAATTTCTGAGAGTTTTTAAATGCTACAATTAGCAATGCAGGTCtctttttcatttttatacaatattacttctttttttttgtattgaCCGCAATCGCTCAAATGTGAAGTACTGGCGACTGAGCCGGGGGCTGGGGGTGGGACTGAGGGGGCTTATTAGTCACACAAACAAAGAAACTTAAAACGGCCACAGAAATATCGACGAAGCCCACGAATCGAAACCGTTTTAGACTCTGCTGCTGGCAAAGGCCCGTGTGTTTGgccggtgcggtgcggtgctcGCAATTAAACGATTTTTAACCTTCACAAAAGTAGTTCAGGTCTCCCCACTGCTCCCCCTGAACGCTCTGCACTACACGCTCCCGCTCCGATTGGAAGACCAAGACCGTTGGCCAAATACCGGATTAAGACGAGGAGTTTATGTCATATCTGCCATTGGCTCTGCTGTTGTGGCTATGGCTTTGGCTCTGTACTTGTACATGGCTCATGGCCCATGGCCCAGAGATCTTATCGCTGCTCTCATTGAACCTGCCGATCCGATCCGTTCGGAACCGATCTGCGGTAAGTGCGAAGCAAATCTTTCAATGTCAATGTCAATACTCATAAggtccattcccattcccattacCACTCCCGGGCAGTTAGCCAGTGGTATGCATATGCTCCTCCGGCATTCTGTCTGtgtggtttttatacccgatactcaaaatgagtattggggtatattagatttgtgttgaaagtggatgtgtgtaacgtccagaaggaatcgtttccgaccccataaagtatatatattctagatcagcatcaatagccgagtcgattgagccctgtctgtctgtctgtctgtccgtctgtccgtccgtccgtccgtccgtctgtccgtccccttcagcgcctagtgctcaaagactataagagctagagcaacgatgttttggatccagacttctgtgatatgtcactgctacaagaatatttcaaaacttcgccccgcccacttccgcctccacaaaggacgaaaatctgtggcatccacatttttaaagctacgataaaaccaaaaacg harbors:
- the LOC108159874 gene encoding uncharacterized protein LOC108159874, encoding MQSTYFDKETVMGTSLPVKFRFRRKANGNDVEKSSNLMCTSTNNTNVVVLTNCCDIMVWPSQRVAQMNRVPVTMISGPGDLTEYMLEEETIM